The genomic interval CAGGCCTGGCACGGTCTGCACGTCGTCGGCGGGCGCGGCGGTGCGGCCGAAAGCGCGTGCGATGGGGTGTTCGGAGCGGTTTTCCAGGGCGGCGGCCAGGGCCAGGCAACGGTCGGCGGCCAGGTCGGCCAGCGGGCGAATGCTGCGCAGGGTCAGGCGGCCTTCGGTGAGCGTGCCGGTCTTGTCGAAGATGACCGTGTCGATCTGGTTGAGGCCTTCGAGCACGTGGCCGCGGGTCACCAGCAGGCCGAGTTTGTGCAGGGTGCCGGTGGCGGCGGTAAGGGCCGTGGGCGTGGCCAGGGACAAGGCGCAAGGGCAGGTCGCCACCAGCATGGCCAGCACGATCCAGAAGGCGCGGTCCGGGGCCAGGTGCCACCACCACAGGCCGATGGCCACGGCGGCTATCAAGGTAAACAGCAAGAACCACTGCGAAGCGCGGTCGGCGATCTCGGCCAGGCGCGGTTTTTCGGTCTGCGCGCGTTCCAGCAGGCGGACGATGGCCGACAGCCGCGAGTCGTGGCCGAGGGCTTCGACTTCCACGTTCAGGGTGCTCTCGACGTTCAGGGTGCCACCGGTGACCCGCTCGCCGACGCGACGCGGCTGCGGCAGGTATTCGCCGGTCAGCAGTGACTCGTCGACGCTGGAGCGGCCTTCGACGATGCGCCCATCGGCGGGGATTACCGCGCCGGGCAGGACTTGCACCGTGTCGCCGCGCTGCAGTTCGCTGAGCAGGATGCGCTCGGCACGGCCGATAACGTCCAGGCGCAGGCACGAGGCGGGCAGCAGGTTGACCAGTTGCGCGGTGGCCGCCGCGGTGCGCTCGCGGGCACGTCGCTCAAGGTAGCGACCGGTCAGCAGGAACAGGGCAAACATGCCGACGGTATCGAAATACAGCTCGCCGCTGCCGCTGATCGCGGTCCAGATCCCGGCGCCGAACGCCAGGGCGATGGCCAGCGATACCGAGACGTCCATGGTCAGGTGACGGGTGCGCAGGTCGCGCGCTGCGCCTTTGAAGAATGGCGCGCAGCTGTAGAACACGATCGGGATGGTCAGAAACAGCGCGACCCAGCGCAGGATGGTGTGCAGCTCGGGCGACAGGTCGATGTTGAATTCGGGCCAGGTGGCCATGGTTGCCATCATCGCCTGGAACCACAGCAGCCCGGCGACACCCAGGCGCCGTAAGGCGCTGCGGTTCTCCCGGGCCAGCTGTTCGGCGGCCTGGTCGGGTTGGTAGGGGTGGGCGGCGTAGCCGATCTGGCGCAGCTCGGCGAGCAGGCGCGAGAGGGGCAGCTGGTGGTCGTCCCAGGCCAGCAGCAGGCGGTGATTGGACAGGTTCAGGCGTGCTTCGGTGACCCCGGGCAGGTTGCGCAGGTGCTTTTCGATCA from Pseudomonas kermanshahensis carries:
- a CDS encoding heavy metal translocating P-type ATPase translates to MTQPTPCYHCALPVPAGNRFTAVVLGEPRQFCCPGCQAVAESIVAGGLEHYYQHRSDTSANPEALPRQLQDELALYDRSDVQQTFVRHAGELAEATLLVEGISCAACGWLIEKHLRNLPGVTEARLNLSNHRLLLAWDDHQLPLSRLLAELRQIGYAAHPYQPDQAAEQLARENRSALRRLGVAGLLWFQAMMATMATWPEFNIDLSPELHTILRWVALFLTIPIVFYSCAPFFKGAARDLRTRHLTMDVSVSLAIALAFGAGIWTAISGSGELYFDTVGMFALFLLTGRYLERRARERTAAATAQLVNLLPASCLRLDVIGRAERILLSELQRGDTVQVLPGAVIPADGRIVEGRSSVDESLLTGEYLPQPRRVGERVTGGTLNVESTLNVEVEALGHDSRLSAIVRLLERAQTEKPRLAEIADRASQWFLLFTLIAAVAIGLWWWHLAPDRAFWIVLAMLVATCPCALSLATPTALTAATGTLHKLGLLVTRGHVLEGLNQIDTVIFDKTGTLTEGRLTLRSIRPLADLAADRCLALAAALENRSEHPIARAFGRTAAPADDVQTVPGLGLEGLVDGQRLRIGQATFVCALSGAEIPGVPEPRGQWLLLGDRQGPLAWFGLDDRLRDDAPALLAACKARGWRTLLLSGDSSPMVAEVAAQLGIDQAIGGLRPDDKLDRLKALQAAGRKVLMLGDGVNDVPVLAAADISIAMGSATDLAKTSADAVLLSNRLQALVQAFDLARRTRRNILENLLWATLYNGLMLPFAALGWITPVWAAIGMSVSSLIVVLNALRLTRLPGVAASSSHPQPATA